One Ricinus communis isolate WT05 ecotype wild-type chromosome 7, ASM1957865v1, whole genome shotgun sequence genomic region harbors:
- the LOC8285466 gene encoding protein SIEVE ELEMENT OCCLUSION C — protein sequence MNFFRNDPFSLHSSSSPSEEDILIKKITLTHDPDGRHLDSEQLLRAMQNVMCYTAASEVSSFQIDGIADNDVSNIEVVGAQESLSQIISKLSCEMLCKSSREVDMHARTMILFDLLGNYRWDAKVVLVLAAFATSYGRLWLIMQLYPHNPLAVSVAMLKQLPNDLSMFKPRFKALSLLVKTMVDVTKCIIKFEGLPFRHVKLDDEAMAITKSYIYISSYWVKRSTLACSFQITDLDMKPEQVNSSSTTIAAWQLSTLVYRLSSICSRLSRQVDLCHRKIETKLYQKLLNLFQEAHSDNQEVLGLLLALKDDFSLTKSTMQEKIGMSELKDKVVILLVSSPELLPLEEVFLLIHQTYDQPQHKKLEDSYEIVWVPISISGTWTDAEAERFNILCNSLPWYSIWRPWLLHSAVVNYIKQEWNFKDDPLMVVLDPRGMVTNSNAIDMVSIWGAKAFPFSSSREEQLWEEESWSLQFLVDDIDPLLTRWVEEDRNICIYGSDNLDWIREFNAKFETIRSSDVQLEMVYVGNKNLTELVRHTLAIIEKETHSSSLSFTKLQFFWLRLESMRRSKLRMGESISSEHIQKGVAALLDSTDEGWAVIGRGNTTDIVKVEGREMIECLNKFSEWGDNVAKLGFLGALRTALEPPSTLEPCNHIKILPYAEGLVEKIVACDKCKRPVKKYILYE from the exons ATGAACTTCTTTAGGAATGACCCTTTTTCTTTGCACTCCTCATCATCGCCTTCAGAAGAAGATATTCTCATAAAGAAGATCACACTGACGCATGATCCTGATGGCCGTCACCTAGATTCTGAGCAGCTACTGCGTGCAATGCAGAATGTTATGTGTTACACTGCTGCTTCAGAA GTTAGCAGCTTCCAAATCGACGGGATTGCAGATAATGATGTAAGCAACATTGAAGTAGTTGGAGCACAAGAATCACTGAGTCAGATCATCAGTAAACTTTCCTGTGAG ATGCTTTGCAAAAGCTCCAGAGAGGTGGATATGCATGCCAGGACTATGATCTTGTTCGATTTGCTTGGAAATTATAGATGGGATGCAAAAGTGGTATTAGTACTTGCAGCATTTGCAACGAGCTATGGTAGATTGTGGTTGATTATGCAACTGTACCCTCATAATCCTCTGGCAGTATCAGTTGCAATGCTTAAACAGTTACCTAATGACTTGAGCATGTTCAAGCCTAGGTTTAAGGCCTTAAGTTTGTTGGTTAAGACAATGGTGGATGTGACAAAGTGCATTATCAAGTTTGAAGGCCTGCCATTTAGACATGTAAAGCTGGATGATGAAGCAATGGCTATTACAaagtcttatatatatatatcctctTACTGGGTAAAAAGAAGCACCCTGGCATGCTCATTCCAAATCACAGACTTGGACATGAAGCCTGAGCAAGT GAACTCAAGTTCAACAACAATTGCAGCATGGCAGCTCTCAACTCTAGTATATAGGTTGAGCAGCATTTGCAGTCGCCTCAGTCGACAAGTGGATTTGTGTCATCGAAAAATAG AGACGAAGTTGTATCAGAAGCTGTTAAACCTTTTCCAGGAGGCACATTCTGACAATCAAGAGGTCCTTGGCCTGTTATTGGCTTTAAAAGATGATTTTTCACTTACGAAATCCACTATGCAAGAAAAG ATAGGTATGTCTGAACTGAAAGACAAGGTAGTTATACTTTTGGTCTCAAGTCCAGAGCTCCTTCCACTAGAGGAAGTATTCCTGTTGATTCACCAAACATATGATCAGCCTCAACACAAGAAGTTAGAGGATAGTTATGAAATTGTATGGGTTCCGATTTCAATTTCTGGTACGTGGACTGATGCAGAAGCAGAAAGATTCAACATTCTATGTAATTCTTTGCCATGGTATTCAATTTGGCGACCTTGGCTACTTCACTCTGCTGTTGTGAACTATATCAAACAAGAATGGAACTTTAAAGATGACCCACTAATGGTGGTGTTGGATCCGCGAGGGATGGTTACAAATTCAAATGCAATTGATATGGTATCGATTTGGGGTGCCAAAGCATTTCCCTTCTCATCTTCAAGAGAAGAGCAGCTCTGGGAAGAGGAAAGTTGGAGTCTACAGTTTTTGGTCGACGATATTGATCCGCTACTAACTAGATGG GTAGAAGAAGACAGAAACATTTGCATTTATGGAAGTGACAACCTAGACTGGATCAGAGAATTCAATGCTAAATTTGAAACAATTAGAAGTTCTGACGTTCAGCTTGAGATGGTATATGTTGGCAATAAGAACCTGACAGAACTCGTGAGGCATACTTTAGCTATCATAGAAAAAGAAACGCATAGCAGTTCACTTTCTTTCACAAAACTACAATTCTTTTGGCTTCGGTTGGAGAGTATGAGAAGATCAAAACTCCGAATGGGAGAATCTATCAGCTCTGAACATATTCAGAAAGGAGTTGCAGCACTGCTAGATAGTACAGACGAGGGATGGGCAGTAATAGGGAGAGGGAATACAACAGACATAGTAAAGGTTGAAGGACGAGAAATGATAGAATGCTTGAATAAGTTTTCGGAGTGGGGAGACAATGTGGCAAAGTTAGGATTCTTGGGCGCACTCAGAACTGCCCTTGAACCACCTTCCACACTGGAACCTTGCAAtcacattaaaattttaccttATGCAGAAGGATTGGTGGAAAAAATTGTAGCATGTGACAAGTGTAAGCGTCCAGTGAAGAAGTACATTCTCTACGAATGA